The following are encoded together in the Bacteroidales bacterium genome:
- a CDS encoding SRPBCC domain-containing protein, with the protein MKRRFELEYTLNVSPSFLFSRLSTPGGLSEWFADDVNLKGKVFTFLWKGSQQSAEILAQKENRYIRFRWLEKGCENCYFEFRIRQDQLTGDVALIVTDYAEEQEKDDVIELWNMQIARLKHVIGL; encoded by the coding sequence ATGAAAAGACGCTTTGAACTGGAATATACCCTGAATGTTTCCCCCTCGTTTTTGTTTTCCCGTCTGAGCACGCCCGGAGGACTGTCGGAATGGTTTGCCGACGATGTCAACCTGAAAGGCAAAGTGTTCACCTTTCTCTGGAAAGGTTCACAGCAAAGTGCGGAAATACTGGCCCAGAAAGAAAACAGGTATATCCGCTTCCGCTGGCTTGAAAAAGGCTGTGAAAACTGCTACTTTGAATTTCGTATCCGCCAGGATCAGCTTACCGGCGATGTTGCCCTCATCGTTACCGATTACGCCGAAGAACAGGAAAAGGACGATGTCATTGAGCTATGGAATATGCAGATTGCACGCCTGAAGCATGTTATCGGCCTTTAA
- a CDS encoding YjgP/YjgQ family permease, whose translation MKRLHRFMLMSFIGPLFLTFFIVIFLLLMQFLWKYIDELAGKGLSAGVIAELLLYTSTSLVPMALPLAILLASLMTFGNLGENYELTALKSAGISLQRIMAPLVVLVAGISVLAFFFSNNVMPYANLKMRALLYDIRQKRPAFQITEGIFYNGIDGYSIKVGRKDPRTNKLYNIKIYDHTAGKGNISVTTADSGLMKMTPDSNLIFILYSGYSYNELEDETRSRSHRTYPHRMDYFQQQELILSLSGFGFNRTDENLFKGGYQMMNLKQLSKARDSLNQDFNLNRQVFYKDLLAVNYFRSDFLVRKKKEGDTLFLKNPPLTLKKFYPDSIYDTLPLPDKKLVISQALGLARTAQSYISSQKETFYNKIKRIRRHEIEWHRKFTLSFACLIFFFIGAPLGAIIRKGGLGMPVVISVLFFVVYYVISLIGEKMVRENLIPAAEGMWISSAILLPLGIYLTYKATTDSAILNLDTYTRFIRKIMIALKVEEENSAG comes from the coding sequence ATCAAGCGGCTTCATAGGTTCATGCTGATGTCGTTCATCGGCCCGCTTTTCCTGACGTTCTTCATAGTGATCTTCCTCCTGCTGATGCAGTTTTTGTGGAAGTACATTGACGAACTGGCAGGAAAGGGCTTATCGGCCGGAGTGATCGCCGAACTGCTGCTGTACACCTCAACAAGTCTGGTTCCTATGGCTCTGCCCCTGGCCATCCTGCTGGCCAGCCTCATGACGTTCGGAAACCTGGGCGAAAACTATGAACTTACAGCCCTCAAATCGGCCGGTATTTCCCTGCAGAGAATCATGGCGCCCCTTGTCGTTCTGGTTGCCGGCATCAGCGTCCTGGCCTTCTTTTTTTCCAACAACGTTATGCCTTACGCCAATCTGAAAATGAGAGCCCTGCTCTATGACATCCGGCAAAAGCGGCCGGCTTTTCAGATTACGGAAGGAATCTTCTATAACGGAATCGACGGCTACAGCATAAAGGTGGGACGCAAAGACCCCCGTACCAACAAGCTGTACAATATCAAAATCTACGACCACACGGCTGGCAAAGGAAACATAAGCGTTACCACTGCTGACTCCGGCTTAATGAAAATGACTCCCGACAGCAACCTGATTTTCATTTTATACAGCGGGTACAGTTACAACGAGCTGGAAGATGAAACACGAAGCCGCAGTCACAGGACCTATCCGCACAGGATGGACTACTTTCAGCAGCAGGAACTCATCCTTTCCCTCAGCGGATTCGGATTCAACCGTACCGACGAAAACCTCTTCAAAGGAGGGTATCAGATGATGAATCTCAAACAACTTTCCAAAGCAAGGGATTCGCTTAATCAGGACTTTAATCTTAACCGGCAGGTATTTTACAAAGACCTGCTGGCTGTAAATTACTTCCGAAGTGATTTTTTAGTAAGAAAAAAGAAAGAGGGCGATACCCTCTTCCTGAAAAATCCACCCCTCACGCTGAAAAAATTCTACCCCGACAGTATTTACGACACCCTGCCTTTGCCGGACAAGAAGCTGGTCATTTCGCAGGCTCTGGGCCTGGCACGTACCGCCCAGAGCTACATTTCATCGCAGAAAGAAACCTTTTACAACAAAATCAAGCGAATACGCCGCCATGAAATTGAATGGCACAGGAAGTTCACCCTGTCGTTTGCCTGTCTGATTTTCTTCTTTATCGGAGCCCCGCTCGGCGCCATCATTCGCAAAGGAGGGCTGGGTATGCCGGTGGTCATATCGGTGCTGTTTTTTGTAGTCTATTATGTGATTTCACTGATCGGTGAAAAAATGGTGCGCGAAAACCTGATTCCGGCTGCCGAAGGAATGTGGATCTCGTCGGCCATCCTCCTCCCCCTTGGCATATACCTTACCTACAAGGCTACCACCGATTCGGCCATACTCAATCTTGACACATACACCCGCTTTATCCGTAAGATTATGATCGCCCTTAAAGTGGAAGAAGAAAATTCTGCCGGATGA